The following is a genomic window from Janibacter sp. DB-40.
GGGTGGGCACCGAGTTCCACTCCGCCGCCGACGGGTCGGCGGCGCTGTCGACGATCCTCGCCGAGCTCGGGACGGGCGAAGGGAGGTCGCACCTCCCTAAGGAGATGCGGGATGGTGAGGCGCGGCCCGGTGCGCACGAGGCCAGCGGGGTGCGGTTGGCCGGGGTCGGCTACGCCCACCCCGGCGCGGAGCGTCGGGTCCTCGCCGACGTCGACCTCGCCGCCACCGGACCCGGACTGACCGTGGTCACCGGCCCGTCCGGGTGCGGCAAGACCACCCTGCTCGAGGTCATCGCCGGCACGCGCGCCCCGGACCGCGGCACCGTCGTCGTGTCACGGGTTCACCTGGTGACCCAGCGACCCTTCCTCGGCGCGGGGTCGATCCGCGCGAACCTCAGCATCGGTGGCCCGCAGCCCGACCAGGCCCTCTGGCAGGCCCTGCGCACGGTCGGTCTGGACGGCGCCGTCGCCGCCCTGCCGGAGGGGCTCGACACCACCATCGGCGACGACGGCTTCGGCCTGTCGGCAGGGCAACGCTCCCGGCTCGTCCTCGCCCGTGCGCTGCTGTCGACCGCGCCCGTCGTGCTGCTCGACGAACCCACCGCCCACGTCGACCCCGACTCCACCGCCGTGATCGGCGAGGTGATCACCGAGCTGGCCCGTACCCGCACGGTCATCGCCGTCAGCCACCAGCCCGAGCTGGTCGCCCGCGCGGACCAGCGCATCGACCTCGGTGCGGTGGCGAGCCACGCGCCCGGCGAGGCGGTGGTGTCCCGGTGACTCGCCCCCTTCGCCTCACGCCCGGGCTGCTCGTCGCCGGCCTCCTCGGCGGGGTCGCGACCGCCTCCGGCATCGCGTTGACGACCACCTCCGGGTGGCTCATCGTGCGCGCTGACCAGGGCCCGCAGATCATGCTGCTGCTCACGGCGATCGTCGCGGTGCGCACCTTCGGCCTGGCGCGGCCGGTCTTCCGGTACTGGGAGCGGCTACGCAGCCACGACGCCGCCCTCGCCGATCTCGCCGAGGCACGCACCCGCACCTACGCCGACCTCGTCCCGCTCACCCCTGCCCGGCTCGGCTCCCGCGGCCGCGCCGACGTCCTCACCGGCGTGGTCGACGACCTGACCGACGTCATCGAGGCGTCCGTGCGGGTGACGGTCCCGGCGCTGTCCGCCCTGCTCGCGGGGGTCGGGGCGGCGGCGCTCACCGCGCTCGTCGACGCCCGGGTCGGGCTCACGCTCGCGGCGATGCTCCTGGCCGCAGCCGGCGTGGCCGTCCTCGCCGACCGCCTCGAGTCACGCGCCCAGGAGCACGTCCTCGCAGCCCGCGCCGAGGTCGCCCGGGTCGCCCAGCTGACCACCGACCACGCCGACGAGCTGCGCTCCATCGGGGGCACCGACACCGCCACCGGGTGGTTGCGCACCGCGCACGAGGCGTTGCGCGACAGTGTTGCCCGCCAGGCCCGCGGCCGCTCGCTCAGCGCCGCCGCCGTGCTCGTGATCACCGGGGCGGCGACCCTGGCGAGCGCGGCCCTCGCCGCCGCCTCCACCGCGAGCGACCCGGTCCGCGCCCTCCTCGTCCTCGCCCCGGTGGCCGTCGGCGAGACGCTCGGTGTGCTCACCGACGCCACCCGTGCGCTCGCCCGGGCCCGCGCCTGCGCCGACCGCCTCGACGACCTGCGCAACCGGCTCCCGGCCGTGGTCGACCCGGCCGGGGCGAGCCCCTTCGCGCCGAAGGGGTCCCGCGCCTCCGCCTGAGCGGGCTCACCGCGGGATGGCACCCCGGGCGCACCGGCGTCGGGCCGCTCGACCTCACCGTCGACCCCGGTGAGCGGATCGCGATCACCGGGCCGAACGGCAGCGGCAAGTCCACCCTCCTAGCGGTCCTCGCCCGCCACCTCGACCCGACGGCGGGCACCTACACGGTCGACGGCACCGACGTCGCGGAAGCGCCGCTGGAGGAGGTGCGGGCACTCTTCGCCCTCGTCGACGACGAGCCGCACGTGCTCGCCGGCAGCCTGCGCGCCAACCTGGCCCTCGCCGCCCCCGAGGCCGACGACGCGCAGCTGGTCATCGCCCTTCGTCGGGCGGGTCTGGGCGGCTGGCTCGACGACCTCCCCGACGGCCTCGACACCCGGCTGGGCACCGGCGGCCACGGCGTCTCCGGGGGCGAGCGGACGAGGTTGTCGATCGCCCGCGCCATCGCCAGCGGCCGGCCGGTCATCCTGCTCGACGAGCCGGTCGCCCACCTCGACCACCCGACCGCCATCGCGGTCATCACCGACCTGCTCGAGCACGCGGGCGGCCGGTCGGTGGTCATGGTGACCCACCACGGCGTCGGCCTGGAGCGGATGGACCGCATCGTGACCACGTCGAGCGAAGGGAGCGCCAGCCGAGCCGCCGCATCCGCCCCCGGGTGACCTCGGGCAGGGCTGCGGCCGGGCGGCGGTGAGCGGGGGTGGGCGGTGAGGGGGGCGCGCGGTGGGTCAGTGCACGACGACAGTGGTCCCGATGGGCATGAGGTCCCGCGACCAGATCAGGTCCATGGCCGAATTGCTCACCCGTGCGCACCCGTGCGAGGCCGGGTAGCCGGGGACCGACCCGAGGCCGTGGACGGCGATGCCGCGGTTGAAGTAGCGCGGCCGGTAGAGCGTGCCCAGCGGGGCCTCGTCCCACCCGTCGACGAAGCGGAAGACGGAGAACGTCCCGGGCGGCGTGGTCGCGATGGCGGGGTTGCCCTGCGAGGAGATGTACCGCTCCCCCGATCCGGTGCTCGTGTGCAGGACGTACTCCAGGGCGCCGCCGCGGACGACGAGCAGAACCTGACGGTCGAGGTCCACCTCGACGCGGTTGGCGGGTCCACCGTGGACGGGCGGCCGCACGCCACGCTCGAGCGCGGACATCGTGCGCGGTCCGGCGATGCCGTCACGGCCCAGGCCGGCC
Proteins encoded in this region:
- a CDS encoding ATP-binding cassette domain-containing protein, encoding MTGPNGSGKSTLLAVLARHLDPTAGTYTVDGTDVAEAPLEEVRALFALVDDEPHVLAGSLRANLALAAPEADDAQLVIALRRAGLGGWLDDLPDGLDTRLGTGGHGVSGGERTRLSIARAIASGRPVILLDEPVAHLDHPTAIAVITDLLEHAGGRSVVMVTHHGVGLERMDRIVTTSSEGSASRAAASAPG
- a CDS encoding L,D-transpeptidase family protein, giving the protein MLELQQQLSALGYWLGTPDSSYGDLTVQAVMALQGSAGLGRDGIAGPRTMSALERGVRPPVHGGPANRVEVDLDRQVLLVVRGGALEYVLHTSTGSGERYISSQGNPAIATTPPGTFSVFRFVDGWDEAPLGTLYRPRYFNRGIAVHGLGSVPGYPASHGCARVSNSAMDLIWSRDLMPIGTTVVVH